One Acidobacteriota bacterium genomic window carries:
- a CDS encoding ATP-dependent Clp protease adaptor ClpS, which translates to MSQSGSNPATVQKPKTRRKITKPPMFRVLLHNDDYTSMDFVVDILRSIFRKSETEAVQIMLNVHYQGIGVAGLYPAQTAETKIRSVHSRARDNGYPLRCSMEPE; encoded by the coding sequence ATGAGTCAAAGCGGATCGAATCCGGCCACTGTTCAGAAGCCCAAGACTCGGCGCAAGATCACAAAGCCCCCCATGTTCAGGGTCCTCCTCCATAATGACGATTACACCAGCATGGACTTCGTAGTCGATATTCTCCGCAGCATCTTCCGCAAGAGCGAGACGGAGGCCGTTCAGATCATGCTCAACGTGCATTACCAGGGAATCGGAGTGGCCGGTCTCTACCCGGCTCAAACTGCCGAAACCAAGATCCGTTCGGTGCACAGTCGGGCCAGGGATAACGGCTATCCCTTGAGATGTTCGATGGAGCCAGAGTAG